From a region of the Arachis ipaensis cultivar K30076 chromosome B09, Araip1.1, whole genome shotgun sequence genome:
- the LOC107615149 gene encoding uncharacterized protein LOC107615149, which translates to MVDVEGSSRGSAPNLPIGVIEGTSTAVPTGQPATPLVLSPSFAADLPVSGDDLGDGRSFGQLAAAMGSEHVVDGAPAFMEPSIIGDESDDEEDTAVAVGAQTHSSSGTQQYPQHFTTLDLEAMNQAANVDQHHPVIHGERPSVIGTDEFEVGQRFETKEEAVLTIKSYNIRRGVEYKVFESDQLKYHGKCVQFGNGCNWLIRVTMRQRKGYWKVRKYNEPHTCLATEISMDHRQLDYHVICASILSLVMADASVSVKVLQNAVSSKFGFKPSYRKVWIGKQKAIAQIYGDWEESYNHIPRWIIGVELYMPGTIALLRTSLVRIGKTVDASTVFFHRLFWTFPPCIEAFKYCKSLISIDGTHLYGKYGGTLLMAIAQDGNSNILPVAFGLVEGENTDSWKFFLTNLCQHVTPKPGILVISDRHNAIKAALLAEDGGWLPPSVYRAFCVRHIAANFALSYKSKEARRILVNAVYAKTEEDHRYYMDILRKEDPAMVEWCDRIGLELWTQYRDGGRRYGHMTTNIFECINAVFKGTRNLPAGSLVKSTYGRLAELLVRKGKEAESQVGAKQEFCQTLMKAIERNLQASRNMWVDLYDRGNSEFVVEELAPTAGRIAMSVCRVSLSSCTCDCGYFQTLHYPCRHVLADDLLPIYEGPRVIPDPGMMQAAVGRPRSTRIRNSMDEADPDRPKRCGLCRTPGHTRRNCPQRPGASGSHEGSNA; encoded by the exons ATGGTTGACGTGGAGGGCAGCAGCAGGGGATCTGCTCCGAATCTGCCCATTGGCGTCATAGAAGGAACTTCCACCGCCGTTCCAACAGGGCAACCGGCGACTCCACTTGTTTTGTCCCCATCTTTTGCTGCTGATTTGCCTGTCTCGGGTGATGACTTGGGTGATGGGCGTAGCTTCGGCCAGCTTGCAGCTGCGATGGGATCTGAACATGTAGTGGACGGTGCACCCGCATTCATGgag CCATCAATTATTGGTGATGAGAGCGACGATGAAGAGGACACCGCAGTTGCCGTGGGAGCTCAAACCCATAGTAGCAGTGGTACACAGCAGTACCCTCAACACTTTACCACATTGGACCTTGAAGCAATGAACCAGGCCGCAAATGTAGATCAGCATCACCCGGTGATTCACGGAGAAAGGCCTAGCGTGATTGGCACGGACGAGTTTGAGGTCGGGCAACGGTTTGAAACAAAAGAGGAAGCTGTACTGACAATCAAGAGTTATAATATTCGGCGGGGTGTAGAGTATAAAGTGTTTGAGTCCGACCAGTTGAAGTATCATGGGAAGTGTGTCCAGTTCGGGAATGGTTGTAATTGGCTGATCCGTGTCACTATGAGACAGAGGAAAGGCTACTGGAAAGTTAGAAAGTACAATGAACCACACACGTGTCTAGCAACGGAGATATCAATGGATCACAGGCAGCTAGATTACCATGTCATATGTGCCTCGATTTTATCGTTGGTGATGGCTGATGCATCAGTCTCAGTTAAGGTGTTACAGAATGCGGTGTCTTCGAAGTTTGGGTTCAAGCCCAGCTACAGGAAGGTTTGGATAGGCAAGCAGAAGGCAATTGCTCAGATATATGGAGATTGGGAGGAGTCTTACAACCACATACCACGGTGGATCATCGGGGTTGAGTTGTATATGCCGGGTACTATTGCGCTTTTGCGTACTTCGCTAGTGAGGATAGGTAAGACCGTAGATGCGTCAACGGTTTTCTTTCATCGACTATTTTGGACGTTTCCTCCATGCATTGAGGCATTTAAGTATTGCAAGTCACTGATATCCATTGATGGGACCCATTTGTATGGGAAGTATGGCGGCACTCTGCTAATGGCTATTGCCCAAGATGGAAACTCGAACATTCTCCCAGTGGCTTTCGGGTTAGTCGAAGGCGAAAACACGGATTCGTGGAAGTTTTTCCTCACTAATCTCTGCCAGCATGTCACCCCTAAACCCGGCATTTTAGTCATATCTGATCGGCACAATGCCATCAAGGCTGCCTTACTTGCAGAGGACGGTGGATGGCTCCCACCGTCGGTATACCGGGCATTTTGCGTGCGACACATCGCGGCTAACTTCGCACTATCATACAAGTCTAAGGAAGCCCGGAGGATTCTCGTGAATGCCGTATACGCAAAGACTGAGGAGGATCATCGGTATTACATGGACATTTTGCGGAAGGAAGATCCTGCAATGGTTGAATGGTGCGACAGGATTGGGTTGGAGTTGTGGACCCAATATCGGGATGGTGGTCGTCGATATGGTCATATGACGACTAACATCTTTGAGTGTATCAACGCCGTGTTTAAAGGCACACGCAACCTCCCGGCGGGTTCGTTAGTTAAGTCAACATATGGGCGTTTGGCCGAGCTCCTTGTGCGGAAGGGAAAGGAGGCCGAGTCTCAGGTCGGAGCAAAGCAAGAATTTTGTCAGACCCTTATGAAGGCGATCGAGAGGAATTTACAAGCCTCTAGAAATATGTGGGTGGATCTGTATGATAGGGGAAACTCTGAGTTTGTCGTTGAGGAACTTGCGCCGACCGCGGGAAGGATTGCAATGAGTGTGTGTCGGGTGTCTCTATCCTCCTGCACATGCGACTGTGGATACTTTCAAACCCTCCACTACCCGTGTCGTCATGTGCTTGCA GATGATCTCTTACCCATATACGAGGGACCTCGTGTTATCCCCGATCCTGGCATGATGCAGGCTGCAGTTGGAAGACCTCGGAGCACTAGGATAAGGAATAGTATGGATGAGGCGGATCCGGATAGACCCAAGAGATGCGGACTGTGTAGGACCCCAGGTCATACCAGAAGAAACTGTCCACAGCGCCCAGGAGCTTCTGGATCACACGAAGGTAGCAATGCATAG